Proteins from one Palaemon carinicauda isolate YSFRI2023 chromosome 44, ASM3689809v2, whole genome shotgun sequence genomic window:
- the LOC137634413 gene encoding uncharacterized protein: MIEDEIRTLPEWSSGASRMVFRGYLCGRNGKEGETVRDEELLQNLFQEIRETTQEEEVEDELEDEIHLPVEEEVEDELEDEIDLPAEEVQDDEKESSSSYPHTPLENKRAKRKVTFSQGRRPASRCGPLRRVGGKQFSFFCRGDVDLGTIIGKGGKFAKMAKRHHGVRMVAVNDGSGEVCLTGPKRYVEKVYKEILFRVDRDFNLDELTQVSKGLFQVGAEDFVMLVDKEFRDILCGPQDITLKRLFRELNVAIYIPDKYDERDYITISGPLQNALRAEKRIRELIDEVEDFPRDQYIQLMSLDCYGFHLPIPSRGFLLARRGHMVEEVKYLYDVQVILPKSHEKREIGYLCGELDQVVKAFKHVQVALEKVRVTEEEVTMEGLHRVAAGKYHFDVDPQHKGLLVGPGGENLKRLENQYNVSIIIHKKTDGFVTLHGQPEDVKDACEDINKTMKPKFQRGYGRTEERERKVFPEKEIFRGLTKVGDRIYRTVLNREERAMVIGRGGENIRRLMTEHQIHFQGPKMDDDSNHCTIRGCEEDAIAFYNDVLDIIRNKGHRNRQGQQEGIKDASPRNYGKTEERERKYFPEEEIFDGLTKIGDRLYKIVLNRDERAMVIGRGGENIKQLIADHKVRFQGPKMNEDSNDCTIRGEADDVINFYNDVIELIKNKGKMNARRFDGKGQDECGRRQAGATLGDFLLY, from the exons ATgatcgaagatgaaataagaacgcttccagaatggtcTTCAGGGGCTTCCAGAATGGTCTTCagggg gtacctgtgtggaagaaacggaaaagaAGGAGAGACTGtaagagatgaagagcttttgcagaatcttttccaggaaatccgagaaactacccaggaagagg aggtcgaggatgaactggaagatgaaatccaTCTTCCTgttgaagaagaggtcgaggatgaactggaagatgaaatcgatcttcctgctgaagaagttCAGGATGATGAaaaggaatcatcatcatcatatcctcacaCGCCTCTTGAAAACAAGAGAGCAAAACGCAAGGTGACGTTCTCCCAAGGAAGAAGACCAGCTAGCAGATGCGGACCTCTCCGCCGTGTTGGAGGCAAACAGTTCTCCTTCTTCTGCCGGGGAGATGTGGATTTGGGGACAATAATCGGGAAAGGTGGTAAATTTGCGAAGATGGCCAAGAGGCACCATGGAGTCCGCATGGTCGCTGTTAACGATGGTTCGGGAGAGGTTTGTCTTACGGGACCTAAGCGATATGTTGAAAAGGTTTACAAAGAAATCTTATTCAGAGTTGATAGGGATTTTAATCTCGACGAACTAACTCAAGTCTCTAAAGGGCTGTTTCAGGTGGGCGCAGAAGATTTCGTGATGCTAGTCGATAAGGAATTCCGGGATATCCTATGTGGACCACAAGACATAACCCTTAAAAGGTTGTTCAGAGAACTAAATGTGGCTATTTACATCCCGGACAAATACGATGAGCGCGACTACATCACTATCAGTGGCCCCCTGCAAAATGCCCTGAGAGCTGAGAAAAGAATAAGAGAACTGATTGACGAAGTCGAGGACTTTCCAAGGGATCAATACATACAACTAATGAGTTTGGATTGTTATGGATTCCACCTTCCAATCCCAAGCCGAGGTTTTCTTCTAGCCCGAAGAGGACATATGGTTGAGGAAGTAAAGTACCTCTATGATGTTCAAGTGATTCTTCCCAAATctcatgaaaaaagagaaattgGATATCTATGTGGCGAACTGGATCAAGTGGTTAAAGCGTTTAAACATGTCCAGGTCGCCCTTGAAAAGGTCAGAGTGACCGAGGAAGAGGTCACAATGGAAGGATTGCACAGAGTAGCGGCAGGAAAGTATCACTTCGATGTCGATCCTCAACACAAAGGACTCCTGGTTGGACCAGGTGGAGAGAATCTGAAGAGATTAGAAAACCAATACAATGTTTCCATCATCATCCATAAGAAAACTGATGGATTTGTTACATTGCACGGACAACCCGAAGACGTCAAGGACGCTTGTGAAGATATTAACAAAACCATGAAGCCCAAATTCCAAAGGGGCTATGGCAGAACAGAAGAGCGAGAGAGGAAGGTTTTCCCTGAGAAGGAAATCTTCCGAGGACTAACTAAGGTCGGCGATCGAATTTACAGAACAGTCCTCAACAGAGAGGAACGAGCGATGGTCATCGGGAGAGGAGGAGAAAATATCAGGAGGCTGATGACCGAACATCAAATCCACTTCCAAGGCCCCAAGATGGACGATGACTCCAATCATTGTACAATCCGAGGATGTGAAGAGGATGCGATCGCCTTCTATAATGATGTCCTTGATATCATCAGGAATAAAGGACACAGGAATAGGCAAGGACAACAAGAGGGCATCAAGGATGCCTCTCCTAGGAACTACGGCAAAacagaagagcgagagagaaaatATTTCCCTGAGGAAGAAATCTTCGATGGTCTAACAAAGATTGGAGATAGACTCTACAAAATAGTCTTGAACAGAGACGAACGAGCGATGGTCATCGGTAGAGGAGGTGAGAACATCAAACAACTGATCGCTGATCACAAAGTCCGCTTCCAGGGACCAAAGATGAACGAGGACTCTAACGATTGTACGATCCGTGGAGAAGCTGACGACGTGATTAATTTCTATAATGATGTTATTGAACTCATCAAGAATAAAGGAAAGATGAACGCGCGGAGATTCGATGGAAAAGGACAGGACGAGTGTGGTCGGAGACAAGCTGGAGCGACATTAGGAGATTTTCTACTTTACTAA